Genomic window (Desulfuromonas sp.):
GGTAAAGCCCATGGAATGCCTCCATAGAAAGCCCCCCGAAGTCTAGCCGATTCGAACCGCCGTGGCAACATTTCCGGACCCTTGCGCCGGTCGCCCGTGGTGGTAGGCTTTGACCAGACCGACAATCCCAACGAGGAGGCAGACCATGAAAACAGTATCCAGGGCTTTCGGAATCATCGCCAGCGTCGCCGCCGCGACGACCTTCGCCCTCGCCGCCCCGGCACCGGCCAAGTCCGGTCAGGGTCAGGGCCAGGGCTACGGCAAGCAGAGCGAACAGAAGATGAAAGGCTGGGAGTCGAAGCCGGAGAAGGCCGAGGAGAAAGCGCTGGAGCGCTGGCGCGAGCGGGAGGAGGAGCGCATTCGCGAGGGGGACGAAGAGATGACCCACGAGCGAAAGCGCGAAATGGAACACGAGCACCAGGGCGAGCACACCCCGCCGGGCCGGGAGAAGCAGTACCAAAAAAAGATGGAGCAGGAGCAGAAGGAACTCGGCAAGGGTTCCGAGCAGGGCCAGAAGAGCCGGCAGAAGAGCCGCAAGTGGTGGAGGTTCTGGGAGTAGGGCCTTCCAAACGGGACCGGTCCCACTCAAACCGAAAAACCGTTCATTGACCGCCACCTCCTTGCCCACAAGGGCCATCCAAAGGGGACAGGCACCTGCGGTGCCGGTCCCCCGGGACCGATCGCTCTCTGGCTCCCGCGGCATAATCTGTGCATTTCGACAAAGGGGCAGGAACCGTCAACCCTTTCCCGCAGGCGGCTGAGCAATGGAAATTCGAGCAATCCCCACATCGGAAAGCACTCCGGGACACCCTTCCCTGGCCGCAGCTCACATCGGCCCAGGTGCCGCAGAAGGTCACCTTGAGGGCCAGGACCGCTCGCAGGCCGACAAAGCAGCCCCGGAAGAGGCCAGCAAAGGCGGCAACTTTGCCCGGGACAAGGTCAGCCTCAGCCTGGAGGCGCAGGAGCTCCAGAAGCTGGCCGACCGGGACCGCGAGGTGCGGGCCCACGAGGCGGCCCATGCGGCTGTCGGCGGGCAGTACGCGGGGTCTCCCTCGTACACCTATGAAAAGGGGGCGGACGGTCGCAATTACGCCGTCGGCGGCGAGGTCCAGATGAACACCTCGAAAATCGCCGGCGACCCCCAGGCAACCCTGCAGAAATCCCAGCAATTGCGCGCGGCGGCCCTGGCGCCGGCCCAGCCTTCGGGGGCCGACCGGGCGATTGCGGCCAAGGCCACGCAAATGGCCATGGAGGCCCAGGCCGAGCTGGCCAAGGGCGTTGGAGAGGCCGAAGGGACCGCCGAAGACCAGGCGGCATCGGCCCCGGAGTAGGGCGAAAAACCCGGGGACTCCATGGGCGGGGAGCCGGACGGAAAACCTCCCGAGCCCCCCCGCCATGCACCGCCGGGACAAACCCTCAACGTGATCGCCTGAACGACGCCCGGGCGCCTGCCTCCTGCATGGCCGGACCTTTCCGGATAACACCCCGATGCGGCCGCGGCCCTTCGCTCGACGCGGCGAACGAGCGGAAACAGCAGGCGTCGATCCGGGTGATCTCCGGGCGACCTATGGAAAACACCTTCCCCCTTTCCCGTCCTGCCCAGAGTTGAAAAAGCCCCGCTGACCGGCGGGGCTTTTTTTGAGAAAACTGGAGGTCCGTGGACGCTGCCGAACGCTGACCGGCGGCCATGACGGGGACTCTCCGGCTAAAAACTATCCCTTCAGCTCGAGATGTTCACCCAACAGCCTGGCGACGGCCCCTTTCGCACTTCCATTCGGACGGCAGCAACAGCCAGATCGACAGCATCACGGCGCCGACCGCCGTGGCGAGGATCCCGATCACCCCGATCTTGTCCCCCCAGTCGAGGGAGATGAGCCACATGGAGAAGGCGCCGAGCATGAAGAAGATAAAGACCAGCAGCGAGGAGGCGGCGCCTGCATGGCGGTCGACCTGCTCAAGGACGAGGTTGTTGCTCGGGGGGCGGCTCAAACCGAGGGAGAAGGTGACGACCGACATGGGGAGGGCGAGCCCCCAGGGACCGGGGAAGATCCGCAGCAGCATGATCACGCCGCCGGCCAGCAGCCCGGCGAACCCCACGGTCATCACCTTCCTCGGGCCGATCCGGTGCAGCAGGCGCGTGCAGAGGAGGGAGCCGCCCATGAAGGCGATGGCGTTGATGGCGAAAAGGTAGCCGAAGGTCTGCTCGGAGAGGCCGAGGCGGGTGATGTAGATATCGGCCGAGCCGGCGATAAAGGCGAAATGGGGGAACACCACCATCGACACCATCAGGGCGAAACCGAGGTACCGCCGGTTGCGGAAGAGCTGCAGGTAGATCCCGGCCGTCTCCAGCACGCCCGTTGACGAGGGGGCCTGAAGCGTCTCGGGCATCCGCAGCACCCCGACCCAGGCGACCGCGGCGATCGCCGCCTGGGCGACGAAGATCCACCGCCAGGAGAACCAGATCATGATCCAGCCGCCGACGATGGGGGCCACAGCGGGGGCGAGCGCCATGATCACCCCGATCCAGGCCAGGATGCGCGCCCGCTCATCGTGCCGGAAGACGTCCTTGCTGATCGCCATCGCCAGGGCCGCCGCGGCTGCGGCCCCTGCCGCCTGCAGAACCCTTGAGACAATCAGCGCGCCGACGCTGCCGGAGAGGGCGCACAGCAGTGAGGCGAAGATAAAAAGACCGATCCCGGCCAAGAGCGGGCGCCGCCGCCCGAAGCGGTCCGACACCGGCCCGTAGATCAGCAGAAAGACACAGTAGCTGACGAAAAACCCGACCAGGGTCAGGTTGATCACCGTCAGGGGCTCGCCCCAGCGCTGCTGGAGCAACGGGATGGCCGGCAGGTACATATCGGTGGCCAGCGGCGGAAAGGCGGACAAGAGCGCCAGCAGGAGCAACATGCGGGATTTTGTCATAGGGCGACTTCTGAAGTCCGACAGGGGGGGCAGGCGTTGAGGTCAAAAGCTCTCAGGCTTTGCGGAGCAATTACGACCGACTCCCCCGGCGACCGGTTTTCGGGGCGGCGGGGCGCGGGGTCGCTGTTTTTTTCCGCCCGCCGGTTCTGGTCTTGGTCGACTTTTGCTTTTTCGGTTTGGCCGCGGCATTCTTTGGCTTGGCCTCGGCCTTCTTGGGCCGGGCCGGGCCGCTGGACGCTTTGCGCGGCTTCACCACCATCCCCCGCTTGATCGCAACCGATGGAAATTCCGCAATCGTTTCCCGGGGGATGGCAACCTCGAGCAGCCTTTCGATCGCCTCCAGCTTCGGCTTCTCGGCGGGACAGACCAGCGAGAGGGCCCTCCCGGCTTCTCCGGCCCGGCCGGTGCGGCCGATCCGGTGGACATAGTCTTCAGGCACATCAGGCAGCTCATAGTTCACCACGTGCGGCAGGTGCGCGATGTCGAGTCCGCGCGCCGCGACATCGGTGGCGACCAGCACCCGAAGCTCCCCCTGCTTGAACTCCTTGAGGGTCCGCGTCCGCAGCGACTGGCTCTTGTTGCTGTGGATGGCGGCGGTGTTGATTCCGTCGAAGAGCAGTTCGGCGGTCAGCTTGTCGGCGCTGTAGCGGGTGCGGGCGAAGACCAGGACCTGGCTCCATTCCCCCTTGCGGATCAGGTGCGAAATCATTTCCCGCTTGCGGCTGCGTTCGACCGGATAGACCGCCTGGCTCACGTCATCGGCGGCGATATTGCGCCGTTCCACCTCGACCCGCTTCGGCTGATCGAGGAGTTCGTCGGCCAACTGCTTGATGCTTTGCGAATAGGTGGCCGAAAAGAGCAGGGTCTGGCGCTCTTCCGGAAGGTATTCCGCCACCTCGAGGATGTCGTCGATAAACCACAGATCGAGCATCCGGTCGGCTTCGTCCAGCACCAGGAACTCGATCTCGGAAAGCTTGATCGTTCCCCGTGCGGCGTGGTCGAGCAGCCGCCCCGGGGTCGCCACCACGATATCGATGCCCCGCTTCAGCCGTTCGATCTGAGCCTGGATGTTCACCCCGCCGTAGATCATGGTTGAGCGCAGCGACAGGCGCCGACCGTAATTTTGCATCTGCTCGCTGACCTGGGCCGCCAGTTCGCGGGTCGGCACCAGAACCAGCGCGCGCGGGCGGCGGCGTTTTTTCTGCGGGGTGTTTTCACAAAGCATCTGCACGATTGGCAGGGCGAAAGCCGCCGTCTTGCCTGTGCCGGTCTGGGCGCCCGCCAGCAGATCGCCGCCTGCGAATACGACCGGGATCGCCTCGGTCTGGATGGGAGTCGGAGTGACATAGCCCTGCGTGGCGATCGCGCTCAGCAGTTCGGCGCGCAGGCCAAGGGATTCAAAAGACATGGGTCAAAATCCTTTATGTAAAGCGATGCGGTTGCGCCGGATCGGCTTGGAGGGAGAA
Coding sequences:
- a CDS encoding multidrug effflux MFS transporter — encoded protein: MTKSRMLLLLALLSAFPPLATDMYLPAIPLLQQRWGEPLTVINLTLVGFFVSYCVFLLIYGPVSDRFGRRRPLLAGIGLFIFASLLCALSGSVGALIVSRVLQAAGAAAAAALAMAISKDVFRHDERARILAWIGVIMALAPAVAPIVGGWIMIWFSWRWIFVAQAAIAAVAWVGVLRMPETLQAPSSTGVLETAGIYLQLFRNRRYLGFALMVSMVVFPHFAFIAGSADIYITRLGLSEQTFGYLFAINAIAFMGGSLLCTRLLHRIGPRKVMTVGFAGLLAGGVIMLLRIFPGPWGLALPMSVVTFSLGLSRPPSNNLVLEQVDRHAGAASSLLVFIFFMLGAFSMWLISLDWGDKIGVIGILATAVGAVMLSIWLLLPSEWKCERGRRQAVG
- a CDS encoding DEAD/DEAH box helicase, with the protein product MSFESLGLRAELLSAIATQGYVTPTPIQTEAIPVVFAGGDLLAGAQTGTGKTAAFALPIVQMLCENTPQKKRRRPRALVLVPTRELAAQVSEQMQNYGRRLSLRSTMIYGGVNIQAQIERLKRGIDIVVATPGRLLDHAARGTIKLSEIEFLVLDEADRMLDLWFIDDILEVAEYLPEERQTLLFSATYSQSIKQLADELLDQPKRVEVERRNIAADDVSQAVYPVERSRKREMISHLIRKGEWSQVLVFARTRYSADKLTAELLFDGINTAAIHSNKSQSLRTRTLKEFKQGELRVLVATDVAARGLDIAHLPHVVNYELPDVPEDYVHRIGRTGRAGEAGRALSLVCPAEKPKLEAIERLLEVAIPRETIAEFPSVAIKRGMVVKPRKASSGPARPKKAEAKPKNAAAKPKKQKSTKTRTGGRKKTATPRPAAPKTGRRGSRS